Proteins from a genomic interval of Leptospira bandrabouensis:
- a CDS encoding ankyrin repeat domain-containing protein translates to MKRTIYLTLSFLLLTIQCANLQTRSEDRYQNLYYQVAAGNRERVRQLIKHGYDINSPEDTFERLTPLMIASKEGHTEIVALLVSMNVNLNAKTRNGHTALMMAAYNRYPRVVKLLLDAGANPNLVTNEGHTALSEILLSEKEEIVRLLVEKGAK, encoded by the coding sequence ATGAAACGAACCATTTACCTAACGCTCAGTTTTCTCCTTTTGACAATTCAATGTGCTAATCTACAAACCAGGTCAGAAGATCGATATCAGAATTTGTATTACCAGGTTGCAGCAGGAAATAGGGAAAGAGTCAGACAACTTATCAAACATGGTTATGATATAAACTCACCTGAAGATACTTTTGAAAGACTAACACCTCTTATGATTGCTTCAAAAGAAGGTCACACTGAAATTGTAGCACTATTAGTTTCAATGAATGTAAATTTAAATGCAAAAACGAGAAATGGGCATACGGCATTAATGATGGCAGCTTATAATCGTTATCCGAGAGTTGTAAAGCTATTACTCGATGCAGGAGCAAATCCAAATTTAGTCACAAATGAAGGTCATACCGCCTTATCTGAAATTCTTCTTTCAGAAAAGGAAGAGATTGTTCGGTTATTGGTAGAGAAAGGTGCAAAATGA
- a CDS encoding TfoX/Sxy family protein — protein MAINEKLSDRVRKLMEGQTDVEEKKMFGGLCFMVNGKMCLCIRTDEIMCRIDPETVESILSKKKARPMIHNGHLMKGFVFVKEEDIKTKKEMEYWIQLSLEYNKKSPPAKKKAKKTSLKKKSGQILSK, from the coding sequence ATGGCTATCAATGAGAAATTATCGGATCGTGTTCGAAAGTTAATGGAAGGTCAGACAGATGTGGAAGAGAAAAAAATGTTTGGCGGCTTATGTTTTATGGTAAACGGTAAAATGTGCCTCTGTATTAGAACTGATGAAATCATGTGCAGAATTGATCCTGAAACTGTTGAATCCATTCTATCGAAGAAAAAGGCACGCCCCATGATCCATAACGGACACCTGATGAAAGGATTTGTCTTTGTTAAGGAAGAAGATATAAAAACAAAAAAAGAAATGGAATACTGGATTCAATTATCTCTCGAATACAATAAAAAATCTCCACCAGCTAAGAAAAAAGCCAAGAAAACGAGTTTAAAAAAGAAGTCCGGCCAAATACTTTCCAAATAA
- a CDS encoding AgmX/PglI C-terminal domain-containing protein, giving the protein MKKQIPYQKEILLVTMTTLILSIVYFLFLRPNGNENQFTKPSLEMDKKGLSPYHKREVNLTITKHKRKIQICYNIYLETNPKIEEGKIQFDWQIEPDGVPTKVELIQTDFTSDSLIGCIQKEISSWEFPPPPDRSHNTYAEYTFFFKKEKNLPK; this is encoded by the coding sequence ATGAAAAAACAGATTCCATACCAAAAAGAAATCCTTCTTGTCACAATGACTACCCTTATCCTAAGCATTGTGTATTTTCTTTTCCTCCGTCCAAATGGAAATGAAAATCAATTCACAAAACCCTCATTGGAAATGGATAAAAAAGGTCTCTCCCCTTATCACAAGAGAGAAGTGAACCTCACCATCACCAAACATAAACGCAAAATTCAAATTTGTTACAATATATACTTAGAAACAAATCCTAAAATCGAAGAAGGCAAAATCCAATTTGATTGGCAAATCGAACCCGATGGAGTTCCTACAAAAGTGGAACTCATCCAAACCGATTTTACATCTGATTCACTTATCGGTTGTATACAAAAAGAAATCAGTTCCTGGGAATTTCCTCCTCCACCTGACAGGTCACATAACACCTACGCAGAATATACTTTTTTCTTTAAAAAGGAAAAGAATCTTCCAAAATAA
- a CDS encoding FG-GAP repeat protein, producing the protein MSKGQIGFPSFLIEMIVGLFLLLVCANCQRLTLNNPCDQKSKGYRETLLLASISGTPIPFYGFLVSNSPKLWEATQVYLKASDAGDLCGNSVAITGDTIVVGASGESSFQTRITNGPTVSTNNSALSSGAAFVFFKK; encoded by the coding sequence ATGAGTAAAGGTCAAATTGGGTTTCCTTCGTTTTTGATAGAAATGATCGTAGGATTATTCCTACTTCTTGTTTGTGCAAACTGCCAGCGATTAACATTAAATAACCCTTGTGATCAAAAATCAAAAGGGTATAGGGAAACTTTGTTACTCGCTTCCATATCGGGAACTCCCATTCCCTTCTACGGGTTTCTTGTCAGTAATTCCCCAAAACTCTGGGAAGCTACTCAAGTCTATCTAAAAGCATCCGATGCTGGTGACCTATGTGGAAATTCGGTAGCCATCACTGGCGATACGATCGTGGTAGGAGCCTCAGGTGAGTCAAGTTTCCAAACAAGGATTACCAATGGACCTACTGTCAGTACAAACAATTCAGCTTTATCGTCTGGTGCAGCCTTTGTGTTTTTTAAAAAGTAA
- a CDS encoding antibiotic biosynthesis monooxygenase family protein codes for MNQILIDRFQLPKKAMDVFLKRVNINRDFIKNIPGFLGDEVYFCEKNETIFFVTIAKWKDQVSLEKAKALVFSEYQKQNFDMPSFLAQHSIQMEREIYHKLEIIS; via the coding sequence ATGAACCAAATTCTAATTGATCGATTTCAGTTACCCAAAAAAGCAATGGATGTTTTTTTAAAACGAGTCAACATCAATCGTGATTTTATAAAAAATATACCTGGTTTCTTAGGTGATGAAGTATACTTTTGCGAAAAAAATGAAACCATCTTCTTCGTAACTATTGCGAAATGGAAAGATCAAGTTAGTTTAGAAAAAGCAAAGGCACTCGTTTTTTCGGAGTATCAAAAACAAAATTTTGATATGCCTAGTTTTTTAGCGCAACATTCGATCCAAATGGAAAGGGAGATTTATCATAAACTGGAAATTATATCATAA
- a CDS encoding helix-turn-helix domain-containing protein: METHIKLQHSMVLVPMQIQSFFPSKPLSPYVQKYLIIKTEEGIENQILPNPHLVLSFQLSGSLQSTEFDHTYDLPRMGIAGFRKSARKIRYTKKSSALLVLLTEIGAAKFFQEPISDFYEKTLSLELFIPKRFITEIEEKLFESTSDLKRISSIENFLLQNKKERNIEPIVSETLLRIKNANGNLKIKDLHRGLPSSLDSLEKKFKHSVGTTIKHYSNLLRIRSAISSYSNQMDLTELSYISGYFDQSHFNKDFKLFTGESPKAFFQRKQIW; this comes from the coding sequence ATGGAAACTCATATTAAACTACAACATTCAATGGTTTTAGTGCCAATGCAGATCCAAAGTTTTTTCCCTTCCAAGCCACTTTCTCCTTATGTACAAAAGTACTTAATTATAAAAACAGAAGAAGGAATCGAGAACCAGATTTTACCGAATCCGCATCTTGTATTATCATTTCAACTCTCTGGATCCCTGCAAAGTACTGAGTTCGACCACACTTATGATTTACCAAGAATGGGGATTGCCGGGTTTAGAAAATCAGCAAGAAAAATTAGATATACCAAAAAATCCTCAGCGCTACTGGTTCTACTGACGGAAATTGGTGCTGCCAAATTTTTTCAGGAACCGATTTCCGACTTCTATGAAAAAACTTTAAGTTTAGAACTCTTCATTCCCAAAAGATTCATTACAGAAATTGAAGAAAAACTTTTTGAATCCACGTCTGACTTAAAGCGTATTTCTTCCATTGAAAACTTTTTACTTCAAAACAAAAAAGAAAGAAATATTGAACCTATTGTTAGCGAAACCCTTTTAAGGATCAAAAATGCAAATGGGAATTTAAAAATAAAAGATTTACATCGCGGTCTACCCAGTAGTTTGGACTCTTTAGAAAAAAAATTCAAACATTCGGTAGGAACAACAATCAAACATTATTCCAATCTTTTAAGAATTCGATCAGCCATCAGCTCCTATTCGAATCAAATGGACCTAACTGAACTTTCATACATTAGCGGCTATTTTGACCAATCCCATTTTAATAAAGATTTCAAACTCTTCACTGGAGAATCACCAAAGGCATTTTTCCAACGTAAACAAATTTGGTAA